A DNA window from Candidatus Sulfidibacterium hydrothermale contains the following coding sequences:
- a CDS encoding DUF4249 domain-containing protein, with protein MALALISCTERIDIPLKTGDEKLVVEGYLFDTDSVSWVRLSKTAGYFSDQPTPSVSDASVVVEHNTEQWSLQESKTNPGTYYLRDSSFRLIPNDTFQLKIRLKEPVGGYTDYESQTFVPAPRLHLDSLSIEYSTDFDKWMIRCYGQDLPGKDYYLFNSQVNGKIVTDSIQLKVVREDVFFDGRYLSGPVIQVLNQDMLKPGDFYTLLVSNITGEYYDYITGLQDEVNEKNPLFSGPPANVPGNINHGALGFFTAFFTERYAVKLEYIDLQ; from the coding sequence ATGGCGTTAGCTCTAATATCATGTACCGAGCGTATTGACATCCCTTTAAAAACAGGCGATGAAAAGCTGGTCGTGGAGGGCTATCTTTTTGATACAGACTCTGTTTCCTGGGTCAGGTTATCAAAAACAGCGGGTTATTTTTCCGATCAACCCACACCGTCCGTTTCCGATGCATCTGTTGTAGTGGAACATAATACCGAACAGTGGTCGTTGCAAGAATCCAAAACCAATCCCGGAACCTATTATTTAAGAGATTCTTCTTTTCGGCTCATTCCCAATGATACGTTTCAGCTTAAAATCCGGTTAAAAGAACCGGTAGGCGGATATACCGATTACGAAAGTCAGACTTTTGTTCCCGCTCCCCGTCTTCATCTTGATTCGCTCAGCATCGAATATTCAACCGATTTTGACAAATGGATGATCCGGTGTTACGGACAGGATCTTCCCGGTAAGGATTACTATCTTTTTAACAGCCAGGTAAATGGAAAAATTGTTACAGACAGTATTCAATTAAAAGTAGTACGAGAAGATGTTTTTTTTGACGGGAGATATTTAAGTGGTCCGGTTATCCAGGTACTGAATCAGGACATGCTCAAACCGGGAGACTTTTACACGCTGCTTGTGTCGAACATAACCGGAGAGTATTATGATTACATCACAGGATTACAGGACGAAGTCAATGAAAAAAATCCGCTTTTTAGCGGGCCGCCGGCCAATGTCCCGGGGAATATCAATCATGGGGCATTGGGATTCTTTACAGCTTTTTTCACAGAACGTTACGCGGTAAAACTGGAATATATTGACCTACAATAA
- a CDS encoding TonB-dependent receptor, with amino-acid sequence MSIFSFFQKRFYSVLPVFFFVFILSAAYGQKTGRYTISGHIRDKNTGEFLPGTTISVLELKTGTVSNSYGFYSITLPAGNYHLVFSFIGYKSRTQTIHLQKDTLINIDLSSSSGQLREVEIKSSARQEHLTAPQMSVTKMSMKNIAVMPSLLGEVDLIKALQMLPGVKFVAEGSSGMSVRGGGPDQNLILLDEATVYNAGHLMGFFSVFNPDAVQNVKLYKGDIPAEYGGRLSSLIEVRMKEGNNKTFHGQGGIGLISSRLMLEGPIVKNKASFMISGRRTYADLFLKLSRNDDLRNNQLYFYDLNTKLNFSLNNNNHFFFSGYFGKDVFKNDYLKMDWGNATGTFRWNHIFGEKLFSNFSAIISRFDYNLGLSEDNPRAFEWQSSLTDFAFKDHFDWFIDPKNKLSFGFSIIYHDFYPGRIEGIGKEAIIDEYRLPDNYALENALYVSHQLKAGKFTLKYGVRFSLFSNLGPATVYHYNEQYVVTDSSVYTSSRIYNTYSGIEPRLGLVFQLNNSSSLKASYSRNYQYVQQAQNSTAGNPMDIWFPADPNIKPQSADEIATGFYHQFKNGAFFLSTELYYKWIHHAVDFKDHADLLLNKYLDGEIRTGRGYSYGLEFMLRKTTGKLTGWVSYTYSRSFRVIPDINNGDTYPSPYDRPNDVSVTLNYRINKKWLVSMNWVYLTGQPVTFPVSRYEYSNTIIPVYSARNSYRMADYHRLDLALIWNLKPSKEKKCHSQLNFSIYNVYNRKNPWVINFQNDPEVPQSTYAEMTYLFGIIPTITYNFKF; translated from the coding sequence ATGAGTATTTTTTCTTTTTTTCAAAAACGTTTTTATTCGGTATTGCCGGTATTTTTCTTTGTTTTCATCCTAAGTGCTGCTTACGGACAAAAAACCGGACGTTATACCATCAGTGGTCATATACGCGACAAAAACACCGGGGAATTTTTGCCGGGAACGACGATCTCGGTTTTGGAACTAAAAACAGGAACCGTTTCTAACAGTTACGGATTTTATTCCATTACCCTGCCGGCAGGAAATTATCATCTTGTATTTTCATTTATCGGATACAAAAGCCGCACACAAACTATTCATCTTCAAAAAGATACCCTTATAAACATTGATTTGAGCAGTAGTTCAGGTCAACTACGAGAGGTAGAAATAAAATCATCTGCCAGGCAAGAGCATCTTACAGCGCCACAAATGTCTGTCACAAAAATGAGCATGAAAAATATTGCGGTGATGCCTTCCCTGCTGGGAGAAGTGGATTTGATAAAAGCCTTACAAATGCTTCCCGGAGTAAAATTTGTAGCCGAAGGATCTTCCGGCATGAGTGTTCGCGGCGGCGGTCCAGACCAGAACCTGATTTTACTGGATGAAGCCACGGTATACAACGCCGGGCATCTGATGGGTTTCTTTTCGGTTTTTAATCCGGATGCCGTGCAAAACGTAAAACTCTACAAAGGAGACATCCCGGCTGAATATGGCGGGAGACTGTCTTCACTCATCGAAGTACGTATGAAAGAGGGGAACAACAAAACGTTTCACGGGCAAGGCGGTATAGGGCTCATTTCCAGCCGACTGATGCTTGAAGGCCCCATTGTGAAAAACAAAGCTTCTTTTATGATCAGCGGCCGCCGCACGTATGCCGACCTGTTTCTTAAATTGTCGAGAAACGACGATCTCCGCAATAACCAGCTCTATTTTTATGATTTGAATACCAAACTCAATTTTTCACTGAACAATAACAACCATTTCTTTTTCTCCGGTTATTTTGGCAAAGATGTATTTAAAAACGATTATTTGAAAATGGACTGGGGAAATGCCACCGGAACTTTCCGGTGGAATCATATTTTTGGCGAGAAGCTTTTCTCTAATTTTTCTGCTATTATCAGCCGGTTTGATTACAATTTAGGCCTTTCAGAAGACAATCCCAGGGCTTTTGAGTGGCAATCATCACTCACCGATTTTGCTTTTAAAGATCACTTCGATTGGTTTATCGACCCCAAAAACAAACTGAGTTTCGGGTTTTCAATCATCTATCATGATTTTTATCCCGGACGAATTGAAGGAATTGGTAAAGAAGCCATCATTGATGAATACCGGTTACCGGACAACTACGCGTTAGAAAATGCTTTGTACGTCAGTCATCAGCTAAAAGCCGGAAAATTTACGCTGAAATACGGAGTCCGGTTTTCGCTATTTAGCAATCTGGGACCGGCAACCGTATATCATTACAATGAACAATATGTTGTAACGGACTCATCGGTTTACACTTCCAGCCGGATCTACAATACTTATTCAGGCATTGAACCCCGGCTGGGGCTTGTCTTTCAGCTAAACAACTCAAGCAGCCTTAAAGCCAGTTATTCTCGCAACTATCAATATGTACAGCAAGCTCAAAATTCAACTGCCGGAAATCCAATGGATATTTGGTTTCCGGCGGATCCCAATATCAAACCGCAGTCGGCGGATGAAATAGCCACCGGTTTTTACCATCAGTTTAAAAACGGGGCCTTTTTTCTTTCCACAGAACTTTATTACAAATGGATTCATCACGCCGTTGATTTTAAAGATCATGCCGATTTATTATTGAACAAATATCTCGACGGTGAGATCCGAACCGGCCGGGGCTACAGTTACGGACTGGAGTTTATGCTCAGAAAAACAACCGGAAAACTTACGGGATGGGTAAGTTACACCTATTCACGAAGTTTCCGGGTTATTCCGGATATCAACAACGGAGACACTTACCCATCTCCTTACGACCGGCCAAATGATGTTTCGGTCACATTAAATTACCGAATCAATAAAAAATGGCTCGTAAGCATGAATTGGGTTTACCTTACCGGACAACCGGTTACTTTTCCGGTCAGCCGTTATGAATACAGTAATACCATTATTCCGGTTTACTCGGCACGAAACAGTTACCGCATGGCAGACTATCACCGTCTGGATCTTGCGTTGATCTGGAATTTAAAACCATCGAAAGAAAAAAAATGTCACAGTCAGCTTAATTTTTCCATCTATAATGTTTACAACCGGAAAAATCCGTGGGTCATTAATTTTCAGAATGATCCGGAAGTACCGCAATCCACTTATGCCGAAATGACCTATTTGTTCGGTATTATCCCCACCATTACCTATAACTTCAAATTTTGA